The Herbaspirillum sp. RTI4 genome has a segment encoding these proteins:
- the iscU gene encoding Fe-S cluster assembly scaffold IscU — protein sequence MAYSKEVLDHYENPRNVGAFEKGDDTIGTGMVGAPACGDVMKLQIKVGADGVIQDAKFKTYGCGSAIASSSLVTEWVKGKTLDQALLIKNTHIAEELALPPVKIHCSILAEDAIKAAVLDYKTKHAAVVEVAAA from the coding sequence ATGGCTTATTCAAAAGAAGTTCTTGATCACTACGAAAACCCACGTAACGTCGGCGCCTTTGAAAAAGGCGACGACACCATCGGCACCGGCATGGTCGGCGCGCCAGCTTGCGGCGACGTGATGAAGCTGCAAATCAAGGTCGGCGCGGACGGCGTGATTCAGGATGCCAAATTCAAAACCTACGGTTGCGGATCGGCTATTGCCTCCTCATCCTTGGTCACCGAATGGGTCAAGGGCAAGACACTTGATCAGGCATTGCTGATTAAAAACACGCATATCGCTGAAGAACTGGCGCTGCCACCGGTCAAAATCCACTGCTCTATCCTGGCAGAAGATGCGATCAAGGCCGCTGTGCTGGATTACAAAACCAAGCACGCTGCCGTAGTTGAAGTAGCGGCTGCCTAA
- the iscX gene encoding Fe-S cluster assembly protein IscX, translating to MKWVDIQTIAEELNDKFPEIDPKTVRFTDLHRWVMELDGFDDDANRAGEKVLEAIQAAWIEEAD from the coding sequence ATGAAATGGGTTGATATTCAAACGATTGCGGAAGAGTTGAACGACAAGTTTCCCGAGATCGATCCGAAGACGGTTCGTTTCACCGACCTGCACCGCTGGGTCATGGAACTTGATGGCTTTGACGACGACGCCAATCGCGCCGGCGAAAAAGTGCTGGAAGCGATTCAGGCGGCGTGGATAGAAGAGGCTGACTGA
- a CDS encoding ornithine cyclodeaminase family protein produces MFQPESLRIKELLPFNLLVPGLREAFITGAHVPLRHTHHIEVAGGVGTSLLMPAWTDEGFYGVKIVNIFPANRNEGLPGLHSTYVLYSARTGEPLAILDGDEITSRRTAAAAALGASFLARKDASRLLIAGAGRVGSLIAPAMAAVREIRQVDIWDINPEAAQRCVRTLLDQGFQAKVVDDLASAVRSADIVSCATLAEEPFVQASWLSPGSHLDLIGSFTPQMTEAEPACFTGASLWIDTMEAVGKSGDLLNAFKSGAFNASDVAGTLEALCRGQCRVRESDEQRTIFKAVGTALEDLAAATLIYRRLVAEAE; encoded by the coding sequence ATGTTCCAGCCTGAGAGTTTGCGCATCAAAGAACTTTTGCCTTTTAATCTTCTGGTGCCCGGGCTGCGCGAGGCCTTTATTACTGGCGCGCATGTTCCCTTGCGGCATACCCACCATATTGAAGTGGCCGGCGGGGTGGGAACTTCGCTGCTGATGCCTGCATGGACTGACGAAGGGTTCTACGGTGTCAAGATCGTCAATATTTTTCCGGCTAATCGTAATGAAGGACTGCCCGGACTGCATTCGACTTACGTGCTGTATAGCGCTCGCACTGGCGAGCCGCTGGCGATTCTGGATGGGGATGAGATTACCTCGCGTCGGACTGCTGCTGCCGCAGCACTCGGCGCTTCCTTTCTCGCGAGAAAAGATGCCTCCCGTCTTCTGATTGCCGGGGCGGGTCGCGTTGGTAGTCTGATTGCCCCTGCCATGGCGGCAGTGCGGGAAATCAGACAGGTCGATATCTGGGATATTAATCCCGAAGCCGCGCAGCGCTGCGTGCGCACATTACTCGATCAAGGCTTTCAGGCAAAGGTAGTTGATGATCTGGCCTCTGCGGTGCGCAGCGCAGACATTGTCAGTTGCGCGACCTTGGCCGAGGAACCCTTCGTGCAGGCCTCATGGCTTTCTCCCGGAAGTCATCTCGACCTGATCGGCAGCTTCACACCGCAGATGACGGAGGCCGAACCGGCCTGCTTCACCGGCGCTTCTTTATGGATAGACACGATGGAGGCGGTCGGCAAATCGGGTGATTTGCTCAATGCATTTAAGTCCGGTGCATTCAATGCCAGCGATGTGGCAGGGACGCTGGAAGCCTTGTGCCGGGGCCAGTGTCGAGTGCGTGAAAGTGATGAGCAACGAACGATCTTCAAAGCGGTGGGTACGGCTCTTGAGGATCTTGCCGCAGCAACTTTGATCTATCGACGGCTTGTGGCGGAGGCCGAATAA
- the hscA gene encoding Fe-S protein assembly chaperone HscA has product MALLQISEPGMSTAPHQHRLAVGIDLGTTNSLVATVRNSVPEILSDEQGRSLLPSIVRYLPDGNAHIGYKAQAAQTTDPKNTVVSVKRFMGRGLKDIAHAENLPYDFQDAPGMVQIKTVAGVKSPVEVSAQILATLRQMAEDALGDDLVGAVITVPAYFDDAQRQATKDAAQLAGLNVLRLLNEPTAAAIAYGLDNGSEGIFAVYDLGGGTFDVSILKLTKGVFEVLATGGDAALGGDDFDHRLFCWIGAEAQLAPLSHEDTRILMVKAREAKELLSTHTETRIDAVLNSGEEVHLLLSTEEFVALTQHLVVKTITPTRKALRDAGLNIEDIDGVVLVGGATRMPQVRKAVGDFFQTVPLANIDPDKVVALGAAIQANLLAGNRANGDDWLLLDVIPLSLGIETMGGLAEKVIPRNSTIPCARAQEFTTFKDGQTALAVHVVQGERELVSDCRSLARFELRGIPPMAAGAARIRVTYQVDADGLLSVAAREMKSGVEAAITVKPSYGLEDDQIARMLQEAYQSADTDMQQRKLREEQVEAERIVEATQAALNADRALLSEGEAATIATLIALTAESAKGSDHLAIKAAIDALAHGTEDFAAKRMDRSVHAALTGKKLSEL; this is encoded by the coding sequence ATGGCGCTACTTCAAATCTCCGAACCCGGCATGTCCACCGCACCGCATCAGCATCGGCTGGCGGTGGGGATCGATCTCGGCACCACCAACTCGCTGGTCGCCACGGTGCGTAACAGCGTCCCCGAAATACTGAGCGACGAGCAAGGGCGCAGCCTGCTGCCATCTATCGTGCGCTATCTGCCGGATGGCAACGCGCATATCGGCTATAAGGCACAGGCAGCGCAAACGACCGATCCTAAAAATACCGTGGTGTCGGTCAAGCGCTTCATGGGTCGGGGTCTGAAAGACATCGCCCATGCAGAAAATCTGCCCTACGATTTTCAGGATGCGCCGGGCATGGTGCAAATCAAAACCGTTGCGGGTGTAAAAAGCCCGGTCGAAGTCTCGGCCCAGATTCTGGCTACTCTGCGGCAGATGGCGGAAGACGCGCTGGGCGATGATTTAGTCGGTGCCGTTATTACCGTACCGGCTTATTTCGACGATGCCCAACGTCAGGCCACCAAAGATGCGGCGCAATTGGCCGGACTGAACGTGCTGCGCCTGCTCAACGAACCGACTGCCGCGGCGATTGCCTACGGCCTCGACAATGGCTCGGAAGGCATCTTCGCCGTCTACGATCTGGGCGGCGGCACCTTCGATGTCTCCATCCTGAAGCTGACCAAGGGCGTGTTTGAAGTCCTGGCCACCGGCGGCGATGCCGCGCTGGGCGGCGACGATTTCGACCACCGCCTGTTTTGCTGGATAGGCGCAGAAGCGCAACTGGCACCACTGTCGCATGAAGACACGCGCATTCTGATGGTCAAGGCACGCGAAGCCAAAGAATTGCTTTCGACGCATACCGAAACCCGTATCGACGCCGTACTCAATTCCGGTGAAGAAGTCCATCTGCTGCTGAGTACCGAGGAATTCGTCGCGCTGACGCAGCATCTGGTCGTCAAAACCATCACGCCGACCCGCAAGGCTCTACGCGATGCCGGATTGAATATCGAAGATATCGACGGCGTGGTGCTGGTCGGTGGTGCTACGCGCATGCCGCAAGTGCGCAAGGCCGTCGGCGATTTTTTCCAGACCGTACCGCTGGCCAATATCGATCCCGACAAAGTCGTCGCTCTTGGCGCGGCGATTCAGGCCAATCTGCTGGCCGGCAACCGCGCCAATGGCGACGACTGGCTGCTGCTGGATGTGATCCCGCTGTCGCTCGGCATCGAAACCATGGGTGGACTGGCGGAAAAAGTCATTCCCCGCAATTCGACTATTCCTTGCGCGCGTGCGCAGGAATTCACCACTTTCAAAGATGGACAGACCGCATTGGCGGTGCATGTGGTGCAGGGCGAACGCGAACTGGTCAGCGATTGCCGTTCACTGGCGCGCTTCGAGCTGCGCGGCATCCCGCCTATGGCCGCCGGTGCAGCGCGTATTCGCGTGACGTATCAGGTGGATGCCGATGGCTTGCTGTCGGTCGCGGCGCGTGAAATGAAATCGGGTGTCGAAGCCGCCATCACCGTCAAGCCCTCTTATGGGCTGGAGGACGATCAGATCGCCCGCATGCTGCAAGAGGCTTACCAGTCGGCCGATACCGATATGCAGCAGCGCAAATTGCGCGAAGAACAAGTCGAAGCCGAACGCATCGTGGAAGCGACGCAAGCCGCCCTGAATGCCGACCGCGCCTTGCTGTCGGAGGGCGAAGCGGCCACCATTGCCACACTGATTGCGCTGACGGCGGAGAGCGCCAAAGGCAGCGACCATCTGGCGATCAAAGCGGCGATTGATGCCCTTGCGCATGGCACCGAAGATTTCGCGGCCAAGCGCATGGACCGCAGCGTGCATGCCGCGCTGACCGGAAAAAAACTGAGCGAGTTGTAA
- a CDS encoding stealth family protein, with the protein MMDAKENSEAIDIVYLWVDGSDPVWGKKREQAYSKWIQEHADELAIYGNGAGRYRDNGELLFNLRALEKFFPDHGHVYIVSDGQTPTWLRSSDRLTVIDHRDLIPATSMPVFDSGHIESYLHHIPGLSERFIYLNDDVFFGAKVDTAWWFGERLRVFAEATPIADYDELQPDETALVNASILSKNWMASRYPNYIHDPRLYSHGPRPMLKSAMFELEKIAPELFQQVRSTVFRSWRAPAVIPDLVPRWMVHVGYAHQKTLDPLHISTSDLSAKQQFDSLFSMFGKLPFFCINDTCDEASDDDFRLLRIAETLKKLLPEPSSFELRFEPDEGFDVHLIYPDELAAVPNRTRV; encoded by the coding sequence ATGATGGATGCAAAAGAAAATTCCGAAGCAATCGATATCGTTTACCTGTGGGTAGATGGATCAGATCCGGTGTGGGGCAAAAAACGCGAGCAAGCCTATTCAAAGTGGATACAAGAACATGCCGATGAACTGGCCATCTATGGAAACGGGGCAGGTCGGTATCGAGACAATGGCGAGCTGCTGTTTAATTTGCGCGCATTAGAGAAATTTTTCCCCGATCATGGTCATGTCTATATAGTCAGTGACGGACAAACGCCAACCTGGTTGCGCTCTTCCGACCGGCTTACCGTGATCGATCATCGCGATCTGATTCCGGCGACGTCGATGCCGGTATTCGATTCCGGGCATATTGAGTCCTACCTCCATCACATTCCCGGACTGTCCGAGCGCTTTATCTATTTAAACGACGATGTTTTTTTCGGCGCAAAAGTCGATACGGCATGGTGGTTCGGAGAGCGCCTGAGGGTGTTCGCCGAGGCGACGCCCATTGCTGATTACGATGAGTTGCAGCCCGACGAGACCGCCCTGGTCAACGCTTCCATCCTCTCGAAAAACTGGATGGCAAGCCGTTACCCGAACTATATCCACGACCCACGTCTTTATTCGCACGGCCCACGGCCCATGCTCAAGAGTGCGATGTTTGAGCTGGAAAAAATAGCGCCGGAATTATTTCAGCAAGTACGTTCAACGGTATTTCGTTCTTGGCGGGCGCCAGCCGTGATCCCCGATCTTGTACCACGCTGGATGGTACACGTCGGCTATGCACATCAAAAAACACTGGACCCCTTGCACATCAGCACGAGCGATCTGAGCGCGAAGCAACAGTTTGATTCTTTGTTTTCCATGTTCGGGAAATTGCCATTCTTCTGCATTAATGACACCTGCGACGAGGCATCCGATGATGATTTTCGTTTGTTGCGCATTGCTGAAACCTTGAAAAAATTGTTGCCGGAACCTTCCTCATTTGAGCTGCGGTTTGAACCTGATGAAGGGTTCGACGTTCATCTGATTTACCCTGACGAACTGGCGGCAGTACCAAACAGAACCCGGGTTTAA
- the hscB gene encoding Fe-S protein assembly co-chaperone HscB: protein MQNHFDLFHLPARFEMDGAALDKAYHEVQSQVHPDKFAHAGDAEKRVAMQWATRANEAYRTLKSPLKRARYMCELHGIDLQTETNTAMAPGFLMQQMEWREELDDVKHSRDSSALDGLDAALRSALKAQIASIANLLDKDDYAAAATQVRQLMFLEKFAEEIGDAFALLEQ, encoded by the coding sequence ATGCAAAATCACTTCGACTTATTCCATTTGCCGGCGCGCTTCGAGATGGACGGCGCGGCACTCGACAAGGCGTACCACGAAGTCCAGAGCCAGGTGCATCCCGATAAATTTGCGCATGCCGGCGACGCCGAAAAACGCGTTGCGATGCAATGGGCCACGCGTGCCAACGAAGCCTATCGCACACTAAAAAGCCCGCTCAAGCGCGCCCGCTATATGTGCGAATTGCATGGCATTGATCTGCAAACTGAAACCAATACCGCCATGGCCCCGGGTTTTCTGATGCAGCAAATGGAATGGCGCGAAGAGCTCGATGACGTCAAACACAGCCGCGACAGCAGCGCACTCGATGGTCTGGATGCAGCGCTACGCAGTGCGCTCAAGGCGCAGATCGCCAGCATCGCTAACTTGCTCGACAAGGACGACTACGCTGCCGCCGCAACGCAGGTCAGGCAATTGATGTTCCTTGAGAAATTCGCCGAGGAAATCGGTGACGCCTTTGCTTTGCTGGAGCAATAA
- the iscA gene encoding iron-sulfur cluster assembly protein IscA — translation MTITLTEKAAKHISRYMERRGKGLGLRLGVRTTGCSGLAYKLEYVDEVAAEDAMFESHGVRVFVDPKSLPYIDGTELDFAREGLNEGFKFQNPNVKDECGCGESFRI, via the coding sequence ATGACCATTACATTGACTGAAAAAGCGGCCAAGCACATCAGCCGCTACATGGAACGGCGCGGCAAAGGTCTCGGCTTGCGTCTGGGCGTGCGCACCACGGGCTGTTCCGGGTTGGCGTACAAGCTGGAATACGTCGATGAAGTCGCAGCCGAGGATGCGATGTTTGAATCCCACGGCGTGCGGGTTTTCGTCGATCCAAAGAGCTTGCCATATATCGATGGTACTGAACTCGATTTCGCCCGCGAAGGACTGAACGAAGGATTCAAGTTTCAGAATCCCAATGTCAAAGATGAATGCGGCTGTGGCGAAAGTTTCCGTATCTGA
- a CDS encoding IscS subfamily cysteine desulfurase has translation MNAPLEKSLMDTLKAPHFPIYMDYSATTPVDPRVADLMIPFLREQFGNPASRSHMYGWTAEKAVEEAREEVAKLVNADSREIIWTSGATESNNLAIKGAAHFYQSKGKHIITVKTEHKAVLDTVRELERQGFEATYLQPQDNGLVTIEQIAAAIRPDTILISVMVVNNEIGVIQPIKEIGELCRAKGIIFHSDAAQATGKVKIDLENWKVDLMSFSAHKTYGPKGIGALYVRRKPRVRIEAQIHGGGHERGLRSGTLAPHQIVGMGEAFRLAGVEMESELAHVRAMRDRLAKGLQEVEETYINGDMEHRVPHNLNVSFNYVEGESLIMAIKDIAVSSGSACTSASLEPSYVLRALGRSDELAHSSIRFTIGRFTTEEDIDFTIDLIKTKVAKLRELSPLWDMYKEGIDISTIQWAAH, from the coding sequence ATGAATGCACCTCTCGAAAAAAGCCTGATGGATACATTAAAGGCGCCGCATTTTCCTATCTATATGGATTACTCGGCGACGACGCCGGTGGATCCGCGCGTGGCCGACTTGATGATTCCGTTCCTGCGCGAACAGTTCGGCAATCCCGCTTCGCGCAGCCATATGTATGGCTGGACGGCGGAAAAAGCGGTAGAAGAAGCACGCGAAGAAGTGGCCAAGCTGGTCAATGCCGATTCCCGCGAGATTATCTGGACTTCCGGCGCGACCGAAAGCAACAACCTGGCGATCAAGGGCGCAGCCCATTTTTACCAGTCCAAAGGCAAGCACATCATCACTGTCAAGACCGAGCATAAAGCCGTGCTGGACACTGTGCGCGAACTGGAACGTCAAGGCTTCGAAGCGACTTATCTGCAACCACAAGACAACGGTCTGGTGACGATAGAGCAGATCGCTGCCGCGATTCGTCCCGACACCATCCTGATCTCGGTCATGGTCGTCAACAATGAAATCGGCGTGATCCAGCCGATTAAGGAAATCGGCGAACTGTGCCGCGCCAAAGGCATCATTTTTCATAGCGACGCCGCGCAAGCCACCGGCAAGGTCAAGATCGATCTGGAAAACTGGAAAGTCGACCTGATGAGTTTTTCGGCGCACAAAACTTATGGCCCTAAAGGCATCGGCGCGCTGTACGTTCGTCGCAAACCGCGTGTGCGCATCGAAGCGCAAATCCACGGTGGCGGACATGAACGCGGCCTGCGTTCCGGTACTCTGGCACCGCATCAGATCGTCGGCATGGGCGAAGCATTCCGTCTGGCTGGCGTCGAAATGGAATCCGAACTGGCGCATGTGCGTGCCATGCGCGACCGTCTCGCCAAGGGCTTGCAGGAAGTCGAAGAAACCTACATCAACGGCGACATGGAACACCGTGTGCCGCACAACCTGAACGTGAGCTTCAATTACGTCGAAGGCGAATCGCTGATCATGGCGATCAAGGATATTGCCGTATCGTCCGGCTCGGCCTGCACCTCAGCCAGCCTGGAACCGTCGTATGTTTTGCGCGCACTGGGTCGCAGCGACGAACTGGCGCACAGCTCCATCCGTTTCACGATCGGCCGCTTCACGACAGAGGAAGACATCGATTTCACCATCGATCTGATCAAAACCAAAGTCGCCAAACTGCGTGAATTGTCCCCGCTGTGGGATATGTACAAGGAAGGCATCGACATCAGCACCATCCAGTGGGCGGCCCACTGA
- the fdx gene encoding ISC system 2Fe-2S type ferredoxin, with the protein MPQIVILPHPTLCPGGAVIDAPAGTSLCDAMLNSDVDIEHACEKSCACTTCHVVVREGFEALNEPTDKEEDLLDMAWGLEANSRLSCQVMLGDTDLVIEIPKYTINQVSENH; encoded by the coding sequence GTGCCACAGATCGTTATCCTGCCACACCCTACTTTATGCCCCGGCGGCGCCGTCATCGACGCCCCGGCCGGTACCTCGCTGTGCGACGCCATGCTTAACAGCGATGTTGATATCGAACACGCTTGTGAAAAATCCTGCGCCTGCACTACCTGCCATGTGGTCGTTCGCGAAGGCTTTGAGGCGCTCAATGAGCCGACCGACAAGGAAGAAGATTTGCTCGACATGGCCTGGGGCCTGGAAGCCAATTCACGTCTGTCGTGTCAGGTCATGCTGGGCGACACCGATCTGGTGATTGAAATTCCGAAATACACCATCAACCAAGTCAGCGAAAATCATTGA
- the iscR gene encoding Fe-S cluster assembly transcriptional regulator IscR: MRLTTKGRFAVTAMIDLALRQGKGPVTLSAISERQEISLSYLEQLFGKLRRHEIVESVRGPGGGYNLARRAEDVTVADIIIAVDEPLDATQCGGKENCHGADHPAGAGRCMTHELWSTLNEKMVEYLDSVSLKDLVDRQQKQTETSPNVVVMHRSTTFVAL, from the coding sequence ATGCGTCTGACCACTAAAGGCCGTTTTGCAGTCACTGCAATGATTGATCTGGCGCTGCGCCAGGGCAAAGGCCCGGTCACGCTTTCTGCCATCAGCGAACGCCAGGAGATTTCGCTGTCTTATCTGGAACAGTTGTTCGGCAAGTTGCGCCGGCATGAAATTGTGGAGTCAGTACGCGGCCCGGGTGGTGGTTACAACCTGGCGCGGCGTGCGGAAGACGTCACTGTGGCGGATATCATCATCGCAGTCGATGAACCGCTGGACGCCACGCAATGTGGCGGCAAGGAAAATTGCCACGGTGCGGACCATCCCGCTGGCGCCGGCCGCTGTATGACCCATGAGTTGTGGTCAACGCTGAATGAAAAAATGGTTGAATATCTGGATTCTGTCTCGCTGAAAGATTTGGTCGATCGGCAGCAGAAGCAAACTGAAACAAGCCCGAATGTGGTCGTCATGCACCGCAGTACGACATTCGTGGCGCTCTGA
- a CDS encoding NUDIX hydrolase, with amino-acid sequence MKFCSDCAHPVSRLTPPGDNRPRYVCENCGAIHYQNPKLVVGSIPVWEHGDDLRVLLCRRAIEPRRGFWTLPAGFMENSETTSEAAQRETEEESGAHIDLHTLFSIVNVPHVHQVHLFYRATLLDLEYEAGEESLEVAMFSEQDIPWSDIAFPTVEYTLRAFFTDHARIAREGGEFLLHSEDIRHPMMRPD; translated from the coding sequence ATGAAATTTTGTTCCGACTGTGCGCATCCCGTTTCGCGGCTTACTCCTCCTGGCGACAACCGGCCGCGCTACGTTTGCGAGAATTGCGGCGCGATTCATTATCAGAATCCAAAGCTCGTCGTAGGATCAATCCCGGTCTGGGAACACGGCGACGACCTGCGCGTACTCCTGTGCCGACGCGCGATAGAACCGCGCCGCGGATTCTGGACCCTGCCAGCAGGCTTCATGGAAAACAGTGAAACCACCTCAGAGGCAGCGCAGCGCGAGACAGAAGAAGAATCCGGCGCACATATCGATCTGCACACGCTCTTTTCTATCGTCAACGTCCCGCACGTGCATCAGGTGCATCTGTTTTACCGCGCCACCCTGCTCGACCTCGAATATGAGGCAGGAGAAGAAAGCCTGGAAGTCGCCATGTTTAGCGAACAAGACATCCCCTGGTCGGACATCGCCTTCCCCACCGTCGAATACACATTGCGCGCATTTTTTACCGATCACGCCAGAATCGCCCGCGAAGGCGGTGAATTCCTGCTGCATAGTGAAGACATCCG